Proteins encoded together in one Campylobacter peloridis LMG 23910 window:
- the lon gene encoding endopeptidase La: MKIENIQNYPAKLPVIVEDELFLYPFMITPIFLNDAQNIQALDEAIQNESMIFVAPSKIEGGRSFDDIYDCGVIGNIMRKVPLPDGRIKILFQGYAKAKIIEQVSNNPLYALVDLIHQEPICSTKKEAIMEVLREKAKALSMVSHYFPPDLLRTIEEDVEPSRICDLILNSIKIKKHQAYEFFIETNLETKLLNLIDHLAKEIEANKIQKEIKNKVHSKIDKVNKEYFLKEQLKQIQRELGSDIQKESEVEEYNKKLEKKKAFMYEEAYKEIKKQIQKYERIHQDNSEASMVQTYIETVLDIPFEHSSKKKLNLTDVSKQLNQDHYALEKPKERIEEYFAVKELLEKRKIKDRDGAKVILCLVGPPGVGKTSLANSVAKALKRELVRIALGGLEDVNELRGHRRTYIGAMPGRIIQGLIEAKQSNPVVVLDEIDKLSHNHRGDPSAVLLEILDPEQNTKFRDYYLNFNIDLSKIIFIATANDASLIPAPLKDRMEFIELSSYTPQEKFQIAKEYLIPDEIKKHGLKKEEIIFEKNAIELIVNEYTRESGVRNLRRKIAEICRKCVKKILLEKETKGIKINAKNLKDFLSKKVFEIQKHEKDNKIGQVNGLAWTAVGGDVLKIEAIKIKGKGELTLTGSLGDVMKESAKISHSLIKNLIDQNIIKSPKELIYNKDENIYNLYNLHIHVPDGATPKDGPSAGITISTAIASIFSNKKVKSDVAMTGEIDLMGNVLPIGGLKEKLIAAYKAEIKTAIIPLKNYERDLQDIPQEVIKNMKIIGVKNLEEVLKIALVEK; encoded by the coding sequence ATGAAAATTGAAAATATTCAAAATTATCCAGCAAAACTTCCTGTTATAGTAGAAGATGAGTTGTTTTTATATCCATTTATGATTACACCTATTTTTTTAAATGATGCACAAAATATACAAGCTTTAGATGAAGCAATCCAAAATGAAAGCATGATTTTTGTAGCTCCTTCTAAGATAGAAGGAGGAAGAAGTTTTGATGATATTTATGATTGTGGTGTTATTGGAAATATCATGAGAAAAGTTCCACTTCCTGATGGTAGAATAAAGATTTTATTTCAAGGTTATGCTAAAGCAAAAATTATAGAACAAGTTTCAAATAATCCATTATATGCTTTAGTAGACTTAATCCATCAAGAACCAATATGCAGCACAAAAAAAGAAGCTATTATGGAAGTTTTAAGAGAAAAAGCAAAAGCCTTATCAATGGTAAGTCATTATTTTCCACCTGATCTTTTAAGAACTATAGAAGAAGATGTTGAACCTAGTAGAATTTGTGATTTGATTTTAAATTCTATTAAAATCAAAAAACACCAAGCTTATGAATTTTTTATAGAAACAAATTTAGAAACAAAACTTTTAAATTTAATAGATCATTTAGCCAAAGAAATAGAAGCTAATAAAATTCAAAAAGAAATTAAAAACAAAGTCCATTCCAAAATAGATAAAGTTAATAAAGAATATTTTCTTAAAGAGCAACTAAAACAAATTCAAAGAGAATTAGGAAGCGATATACAAAAAGAAAGTGAAGTTGAAGAATACAATAAAAAATTAGAAAAGAAAAAAGCTTTTATGTATGAAGAAGCTTATAAAGAAATCAAAAAGCAAATTCAAAAATATGAAAGAATTCATCAAGATAATTCAGAAGCTTCTATGGTTCAAACCTATATAGAAACAGTATTAGATATACCTTTTGAACACTCATCAAAGAAAAAATTAAATTTAACAGATGTTTCCAAACAATTAAATCAAGATCATTATGCTTTAGAAAAACCAAAAGAGCGTATAGAAGAATATTTCGCAGTAAAAGAGCTTTTAGAAAAACGCAAAATAAAAGATAGAGATGGAGCTAAAGTTATTTTATGCCTAGTTGGTCCTCCAGGGGTTGGAAAAACCTCTTTAGCAAATTCTGTTGCAAAAGCATTAAAAAGAGAATTAGTTCGTATTGCCTTGGGTGGCTTAGAAGATGTAAATGAACTAAGAGGCCATAGAAGAACTTATATAGGTGCTATGCCTGGGCGTATAATACAGGGTTTAATAGAAGCAAAACAAAGTAATCCTGTAGTGGTTTTAGATGAGATTGATAAATTAAGTCATAATCACAGGGGCGATCCTAGTGCAGTATTGCTTGAAATTTTAGATCCTGAACAAAATACAAAATTTAGAGATTATTATTTAAATTTCAACATTGATTTAAGTAAAATCATTTTTATAGCAACAGCAAATGATGCAAGTTTAATTCCTGCTCCATTAAAAGATAGAATGGAATTTATAGAATTAAGCTCATACACTCCTCAAGAAAAATTTCAAATTGCCAAAGAATATCTTATACCAGATGAAATCAAAAAACATGGTTTGAAAAAAGAGGAGATTATTTTTGAAAAAAATGCCATTGAGCTTATAGTAAATGAATATACTAGAGAATCAGGAGTGAGAAATCTAAGAAGAAAAATTGCTGAAATTTGTAGAAAATGCGTTAAAAAAATACTTCTAGAAAAAGAAACAAAAGGCATTAAAATCAATGCTAAAAATTTAAAAGATTTCTTAAGTAAAAAAGTTTTTGAAATTCAAAAGCATGAAAAAGATAATAAAATTGGACAAGTCAATGGTTTAGCTTGGACTGCAGTAGGTGGAGATGTTTTAAAAATAGAAGCTATTAAAATCAAAGGCAAAGGCGAATTAACACTCACTGGAAGTCTAGGTGATGTGATGAAAGAATCAGCTAAAATTTCTCATAGTCTTATAAAAAATTTAATCGATCAAAATATTATCAAATCTCCAAAAGAACTTATTTATAACAAAGATGAAAATATTTATAATTTGTATAATTTACACATCCATGTTCCTGATGGGGCTACACCAAAAGATGGACCAAGTGCGGGTATAACTATAAGCACAGCTATTGCATCTATTTTTAGCAACAAAAAAGTAAAATCTGATGTTGCTATGACTGGAGAAATTGATTTAATGGGTAATGTTTTACCAATAGGTGGCTTAAAAGAAAAACTTATAGCCGCATATAAAGCTGAAATTAAAACAGCTATAATTCCACTTAAAAATTACGAAAGAGATTTGCAAGACATACCTCAAGAGGTAATAAAAAATATGAAAATTATTGGAGTTAAAAATTTAGAAGAGGTGTTAAAAATAGCTCTTGTAGAAAAATAA
- a CDS encoding MCP-domain energy taxis signal transduction protein, with protein sequence MKKMFYIGIILNAIAIINAIYFQEFFSALFFVLILLVFIVCMYCDKTNEHFIDKILKLSKELKNGNFDGRIVYIRCNNNKLKKIADNLNNTIDGLEAYLREINTSIACSQKGEYYRRAIPEGLKGIFVHNIKFINKALDDIEKTGKSVFKNALSRKMMDLSLNNQNQNLINVSLALNNNIKLMREVFGDINVISDTAQKNGQEVDDLKNSVDMMMQVAEESKGVINTFVSNSQNINSIVAVIRDIADQTNLLALNAAIEAARAGEHGRGFAVVADEVRQLAEKTQKATGEITLAIQVMNQEIGSIQENSEKVYNIANSSDHKILDFSKAFKELEEKSLYLGREFVGFASNLTLCAMKIDHILYKSDVYLTLNGSKDKLQNLDPISTLCKDEDAQSIFCALVSPLELDSKRELIQKKANKAVELSKNEIIDKEIYDTIVCDIQDLEKESKIIMDKLEA encoded by the coding sequence ATGAAAAAAATGTTTTATATCGGGATAATTTTAAATGCAATAGCAATAATTAATGCTATATATTTTCAAGAATTCTTTTCAGCTTTATTTTTCGTATTAATACTACTTGTTTTTATTGTTTGTATGTATTGTGATAAAACTAATGAGCATTTTATAGATAAGATATTAAAATTAAGCAAAGAGTTAAAAAATGGAAATTTTGATGGACGCATTGTTTATATTAGATGTAATAATAATAAATTAAAGAAAATTGCAGATAATCTTAACAATACCATAGATGGCTTAGAGGCTTATTTAAGAGAAATTAATACCTCAATTGCTTGTTCGCAAAAAGGAGAATATTATAGAAGAGCTATTCCTGAAGGATTAAAGGGTATTTTTGTTCATAATATTAAATTTATCAACAAAGCTTTAGATGATATAGAAAAAACTGGAAAATCTGTATTTAAAAATGCATTATCAAGAAAAATGATGGATTTAAGTTTAAACAATCAAAACCAAAATTTAATCAATGTATCTCTAGCTTTAAATAACAATATTAAACTAATGAGAGAAGTGTTTGGCGATATAAATGTTATTTCAGATACAGCACAAAAAAATGGCCAAGAAGTTGATGATCTTAAAAATTCAGTAGATATGATGATGCAAGTTGCTGAAGAGAGTAAAGGAGTGATTAATACATTTGTTTCTAACTCTCAAAATATTAATTCTATAGTTGCGGTGATAAGAGATATTGCCGATCAGACTAATCTTTTAGCCTTAAATGCGGCTATAGAGGCAGCAAGAGCAGGTGAGCATGGGAGAGGTTTTGCTGTAGTTGCTGATGAGGTTAGACAGCTTGCTGAAAAAACTCAAAAAGCAACAGGAGAGATTACTTTAGCAATACAAGTGATGAATCAAGAAATAGGTTCTATTCAAGAAAATAGTGAAAAAGTTTATAATATCGCTAATTCATCTGATCATAAAATTTTAGATTTTAGCAAAGCTTTTAAAGAGTTAGAAGAAAAAAGTTTATATTTAGGTAGAGAATTTGTAGGTTTTGCATCAAATTTAACCCTTTGTGCTATGAAGATTGATCATATTTTATATAAATCTGATGTTTATTTAACCCTTAATGGTTCAAAAGATAAATTGCAAAATTTAGATCCAATTTCTACCTTGTGTAAAGATGAAGATGCACAAAGTATTTTTTGTGCTTTAGTTTCACCACTAGAATTAGACAGCAAGCGTGAATTGATACAAAAAAAGGCAAATAAAGCAGTAGAGCTTTCTAAAAATGAAATTATAGATAAAGAAATTTATGACACTATAGTTTGTGATATACAAGATCTTGAAAAAGAAAGTAAAATAATAATGGACAAGTTAGAAGCTTAA
- a CDS encoding PAS domain-containing protein — MSQEKILEPDTLITSKTDLKGDIIYANDDFLKYAGYKMNEILYKPHSIVRHPDMPRTVFKCLWDYIQNGNEIFAFVKNKTKQNDYYWVFTNVTASFDEQGNIINYYSVRRKPKKEAIATIEKVYKILLDAEKKGGIKAGVEELMKIVNSYGMSYNQLILELQK; from the coding sequence ATGTCACAAGAGAAAATTTTAGAGCCAGATACATTAATTACCTCTAAGACAGATTTAAAAGGTGATATCATTTATGCAAATGATGATTTTTTAAAATACGCTGGTTATAAAATGAATGAAATTTTATATAAACCACATAGTATTGTTAGACATCCTGATATGCCAAGAACCGTTTTTAAATGCTTGTGGGATTATATACAAAATGGAAATGAAATTTTTGCTTTTGTAAAAAATAAAACTAAACAAAATGATTATTATTGGGTTTTTACTAATGTAACCGCTTCTTTTGATGAGCAAGGAAATATAATTAATTATTACTCTGTAAGACGAAAACCTAAAAAAGAAGCTATAGCAACTATAGAAAAAGTTTATAAAATTCTTTTAGATGCTGAGAAAAAAGGTGGAATAAAAGCAGGTGTAGAAGAATTAATGAAAATAGTAAACTCATATGGCATGAGTTATAATCAATTAATTTTAGAACTTCAAAAATAA
- the ilvA gene encoding threonine ammonia-lyase has product MIELNKIYQAKQKIADFVLKTPFVHSSFLSDFLQTDVFLKCENLQKTGAYKIRGAYNCIANLTKEQRQAGVIAASAGNHAQGVAISAKKFGIKAVIVMPEATPLLKVSATKNLGAKVILKGDNFDEAYAYAIEYAKENNLNFIHPFENENIMAGQGTLMLEMLDEVSDLDMILAPVGGGGLISGIASAAKQINPNIKIIGVSAKGAPAMYESFHNKSIINSKSVRTIADGIAVRDANKINFDIILECVDEFIQVDDEEIANAVLYLLEKHKMIVEGAGASCVAALLHKKIPLDGYKKIGVVLSGGNIDVQMLNIIIEKGLFKSFRKMLINVTLIDKPGALSALSDAIKEAKANIVKIDYDRFSTKLEYGDAMISITLETKGREHQELVRKTLFEKGFNFNEIL; this is encoded by the coding sequence ATGATAGAGTTAAATAAAATTTATCAAGCAAAACAAAAAATAGCGGATTTTGTTTTAAAAACCCCTTTTGTGCATTCTTCTTTTTTAAGTGATTTTTTACAGACTGATGTATTTTTAAAATGCGAAAATTTGCAAAAAACAGGTGCGTATAAAATTAGGGGTGCATATAATTGTATAGCTAATTTAACCAAGGAACAAAGACAAGCAGGTGTTATAGCAGCAAGTGCTGGTAATCACGCACAAGGAGTGGCAATTAGTGCTAAAAAATTTGGCATTAAAGCTGTGATAGTTATGCCTGAAGCTACTCCATTATTAAAAGTGAGTGCAACTAAAAATTTAGGTGCTAAAGTTATTTTAAAAGGAGATAATTTTGATGAAGCCTATGCTTATGCTATAGAGTATGCTAAAGAAAATAATTTAAATTTTATTCATCCGTTTGAAAATGAAAACATTATGGCAGGACAAGGGACTTTGATGCTTGAAATGCTAGATGAAGTAAGTGATTTAGATATGATTTTAGCTCCAGTAGGTGGAGGTGGGTTAATCAGTGGTATTGCAAGTGCTGCAAAACAAATAAATCCAAATATTAAAATTATAGGAGTAAGCGCAAAAGGTGCTCCTGCTATGTATGAAAGTTTTCACAATAAAAGTATTATTAATTCAAAATCAGTTAGAACCATAGCAGATGGTATAGCTGTAAGGGATGCTAATAAAATTAATTTTGACATTATTCTTGAGTGTGTTGATGAATTTATTCAAGTCGATGATGAAGAAATAGCTAATGCGGTTTTGTATTTACTTGAAAAACATAAAATGATAGTAGAGGGAGCAGGTGCTTCTTGTGTGGCTGCTTTGTTGCATAAAAAAATTCCTTTGGATGGATATAAAAAGATCGGTGTGGTTTTAAGCGGTGGAAATATCGATGTACAAATGTTAAATATCATTATAGAAAAAGGTTTGTTTAAATCTTTTAGAAAAATGCTTATTAATGTAACATTGATTGATAAACCTGGAGCATTGAGTGCTTTAAGTGATGCGATCAAAGAAGCTAAAGCTAATATAGTTAAGATTGATTATGATAGGTTCTCTACTAAGCTTGAATACGGCGATGCAATGATTTCTATCACTTTAGAAACTAAAGGAAGAGAACATCAAGAGCTTGTTAGAAAAACTCTTTTTGAAAAGGGCTTTAATTTTAATGAAATTTTATAA
- a CDS encoding CoA-binding protein, which produces MVQDISKILNSMRYIAIVGLSPNKEKASYFVSKYLQDCGFKIYPIYPKEEIILNEKVFRSLKEIPFLIDTVVMFRKSSYANELFEELLFKNVKNFWMQLGIINDEIMQKCQKYGINCVQDRCIKIELQKKV; this is translated from the coding sequence ATGGTGCAAGATATTAGTAAAATTTTAAATTCCATGAGATATATTGCCATTGTAGGCCTTAGTCCTAATAAAGAAAAAGCATCATATTTTGTTAGCAAATACTTGCAAGATTGTGGTTTTAAAATTTATCCGATTTATCCCAAGGAAGAAATTATTTTAAATGAAAAGGTATTTAGAAGTTTAAAAGAAATTCCATTTTTGATTGATACGGTTGTGATGTTTAGAAAATCAAGTTATGCAAATGAACTTTTTGAAGAGCTTTTGTTTAAAAATGTTAAAAATTTTTGGATGCAACTTGGTATTATAAATGATGAAATAATGCAAAAATGTCAAAAATATGGTATAAATTGCGTTCAAGATCGTTGTATTAAAATAGAACTACAAAAAAAGGTATAA
- a CDS encoding MFS transporter produces the protein MGLSKKYNLFNINFFCLFGINFIICLVFYMSTISSTDYALSVLNLQTSTAGIIMGAFVVGALLSRLYIGSIIDGIDIKKIIIFSLLAYFFINLMYLDFYNVYVLILIRFLAGVCYGICSCACGAAVARIIPSNKRGVGIGYYAISVVLTSALGPFLAIKLDSINQFWLSFLIASVSVVFALFLSFLLRVRRFKKNSTRYKKFSIYNYFEKSVLNLAIISFLIACPFGAIVAYMSAYTQSLNLSFAGSMFFVVYASFSMIFRPFAGVIFDKYGAHIIMFLSLFSFVLCLLLLAFAYNFYMILIAGVFCALGYANATSSAQALAIKIAPKDKIGLANSTFFVALDFGIGISPYLLGTIEPIIGFSYVYALCAMVVLFALCLYYLLIFKKHSFN, from the coding sequence ATGGGTCTTAGCAAAAAATATAATTTATTTAATATAAACTTTTTTTGTCTTTTTGGTATAAATTTTATTATATGTCTTGTTTTTTATATGAGTACTATTTCTAGTACTGATTATGCTTTAAGTGTGTTAAATCTTCAAACTAGTACTGCAGGTATTATAATGGGTGCATTTGTTGTTGGTGCTTTATTGTCAAGACTTTATATTGGTTCGATTATTGATGGTATTGATATAAAAAAAATTATCATTTTTTCTCTTTTGGCGTATTTTTTTATAAATTTAATGTATCTTGATTTTTATAATGTTTATGTGTTAATTTTGATTCGTTTTTTAGCCGGTGTATGTTATGGAATTTGCTCTTGTGCTTGCGGTGCTGCTGTTGCAAGGATTATTCCTAGTAATAAAAGAGGTGTAGGTATAGGTTATTATGCAATCAGTGTTGTTTTAACTTCAGCACTAGGCCCTTTTTTGGCAATAAAACTTGACTCTATCAATCAGTTTTGGTTAAGTTTTTTAATAGCTAGTGTTAGTGTTGTTTTTGCATTGTTTTTATCTTTTTTACTTAGAGTTAGAAGGTTTAAAAAAAATTCTACAAGGTATAAAAAATTTAGTATTTATAATTATTTTGAAAAATCTGTTTTAAATCTGGCCATAATAAGTTTTTTAATTGCTTGTCCTTTTGGTGCTATAGTAGCTTATATGAGTGCTTATACTCAAAGTTTAAATTTAAGTTTTGCTGGCTCTATGTTTTTTGTTGTATATGCTAGTTTTTCGATGATTTTTAGACCCTTTGCTGGAGTTATATTTGATAAATATGGAGCGCATATAATAATGTTTTTATCATTATTTAGTTTTGTTTTATGTTTATTGTTGTTAGCTTTTGCGTATAATTTTTATATGATATTAATTGCTGGTGTATTTTGTGCTCTTGGCTATGCAAATGCTACTTCAAGTGCTCAAGCACTTGCTATTAAAATAGCTCCTAAAGATAAAATTGGTTTAGCTAATTCTACTTTCTTTGTAGCGTTAGATTTTGGTATAGGAATTAGTCCTTATTTGTTAGGAACTATAGAACCAATTATTGGATTTTCTTATGTATATGCTTTGTGTGCTATGGTAGTTTTATTTGCTTTGTGTTTGTATTATTTGTTAATTTTCAAAAAACATTCTTTTAATTGA
- the trmA gene encoding tRNA (uridine(54)-C5)-methyltransferase TrmA: MHFEEKITLNKALFSSLYDGEIQCFNSPLKAYRTRAEFSIYHHENGEISYAMFENKKKIPIVKFDIADIKIQEFMPILLNNLNENLKHKLFGVEFLATKLDLSVTLLYHKNIELITQDLQELAEKLNIKLIARSRGKKFVFNGENLRQALKINTNEFLYEFNNDCFIQPNTFINEKMIEWVVSCIGSDFKQDFLELYCGYGNFTIALARNFKKVLATEISKKNIEFALKNCVLNSIKNITFTRLSSEELSQALKKERIFNRLKGIDLDSFKISHVLVDPPRAGLDISVIELIKKYENIIYISCNPITLKNNLELLCKTHEILNFAFFDQFANTSHLECGVYLKKKN, translated from the coding sequence ATGCATTTTGAAGAAAAGATTACTTTAAATAAAGCATTGTTTTCTTCTTTATATGATGGAGAAATTCAGTGTTTTAACTCACCTTTAAAAGCTTATAGAACTAGAGCAGAATTTTCTATATATCATCATGAAAATGGAGAAATTTCTTATGCAATGTTTGAAAATAAGAAAAAAATTCCTATTGTAAAATTTGATATAGCAGATATAAAAATCCAAGAATTTATGCCTATTTTATTAAATAATCTAAATGAAAATTTAAAACATAAGCTTTTTGGGGTGGAGTTTTTGGCTACAAAGTTGGATTTAAGTGTGACTTTGCTTTATCATAAAAATATAGAGCTAATTACACAAGATTTACAAGAATTAGCAGAAAAATTAAACATTAAACTCATAGCAAGGAGCAGGGGTAAAAAATTTGTATTTAATGGGGAAAATTTAAGACAAGCTTTGAAAATAAATACAAATGAATTTTTATATGAGTTTAATAATGATTGTTTTATTCAGCCTAATACTTTTATCAATGAAAAGATGATAGAATGGGTTGTATCTTGCATTGGGAGTGATTTTAAACAAGATTTTTTAGAGCTTTATTGTGGTTATGGAAATTTTACCATAGCTTTAGCAAGAAATTTTAAAAAAGTTTTAGCCACTGAAATTTCTAAAAAAAATATAGAATTTGCTTTAAAAAATTGTGTTTTAAATTCTATTAAAAATATAACTTTTACAAGGCTTTCTAGCGAAGAATTAAGTCAAGCTTTAAAAAAAGAAAGAATATTTAATCGTTTAAAGGGTATAGATTTAGATAGCTTTAAAATATCTCATGTTTTAGTTGATCCTCCAAGGGCAGGGCTTGATATAAGTGTGATAGAACTTATAAAAAAATACGAAAATATCATCTATATTTCATGCAATCCAATTACCTTAAAAAACAATTTAGAGCTTTTGTGTAAAACACATGAAATTTTAAATTTTGCTTTTTTTGATCAATTTGCTAATACTTCTCATCTTGAGTGTGGTGTGTATTTAAAAAAGAAAAATTAA
- a CDS encoding Na+/H+ antiporter NhaC family protein has protein sequence MRIVYLLLAPLFLFADAQTNAELFGVWTLLPPVIAIILAFITKDVVLSLFIGALSGTFMLGLIENSIYHAIIASFTGFIAKVVNAMASPGNAGILLQVLTIGGVVALITKTGGTKAVALWLSTKAKQAKSSQFATWCMGIFIFFDDYANSLIVGPIMRPVTDKFKVSREKLAFIMDATAAPITGLAIISTWIGLEISLIRSGYDLIDDATFVHLGIVKEEINAFEIFVQTLPYRFYNLFMLIFVVLTIYTGREFGPMLKAELRARAGKFSHGHEQIDNIEDKVLEPKEHVKLQASNAIIPLGVLIAFSFIGFYFSGYNALEDVSIKAQIDAAPFSLFAFRETFGAADASVVLFQAALLATIVAIILGMYRKIFTLKEAIAVWTHGWRTMIMTVIILLCAWSLASVIKDLGTSKYLIDLFSDKTPIYLLPTAIFIFASIISFSTGTSYGTMGILMPLAIPLAMAVGVHNELNGVELHQYMIINISGVLTGAIFGDHCSPISDTTILSSMGSKCDLLAHVSTQMPYALSVCAISILCGYLPVALGLNVWLGLVFGVIAMIALLFVVGKKVDA, from the coding sequence ATGAGAATTGTTTATTTATTATTAGCTCCATTATTTTTGTTTGCTGATGCACAAACTAATGCAGAGCTTTTTGGAGTATGGACTCTTTTACCACCTGTAATAGCTATTATCTTAGCTTTTATTACTAAAGATGTGGTGCTTTCTTTGTTTATCGGTGCATTAAGTGGAACTTTTATGCTAGGACTTATTGAAAATAGTATTTACCATGCTATTATAGCTTCCTTTACGGGTTTTATTGCTAAAGTAGTAAATGCTATGGCAAGCCCAGGTAATGCAGGAATTTTATTGCAAGTTTTAACTATAGGTGGGGTTGTAGCTCTCATTACAAAAACTGGAGGAACAAAAGCAGTAGCTCTTTGGCTTTCTACTAAAGCTAAACAGGCAAAAAGCTCACAATTTGCTACTTGGTGTATGGGGATTTTTATTTTCTTTGATGATTATGCTAATTCATTAATCGTAGGGCCTATTATGCGTCCAGTGACTGATAAATTTAAAGTTAGCCGTGAAAAATTAGCTTTTATAATGGATGCAACAGCTGCACCTATTACAGGACTTGCTATAATATCTACTTGGATAGGGCTTGAAATTTCACTTATTCGTAGCGGTTATGATTTAATCGATGATGCAACCTTTGTGCATTTGGGTATAGTAAAAGAAGAAATCAATGCTTTTGAAATTTTTGTTCAAACCTTACCTTATAGATTTTATAATCTTTTTATGTTAATCTTTGTTGTTTTGACTATTTATACAGGTAGAGAATTTGGACCTATGTTAAAGGCTGAGCTTAGAGCTAGAGCTGGAAAATTTTCTCACGGGCATGAACAAATTGATAATATAGAAGATAAAGTTTTAGAACCAAAAGAGCATGTAAAATTACAAGCTTCTAATGCTATTATACCTTTGGGTGTTTTAATAGCTTTTTCTTTTATAGGTTTTTATTTTAGTGGCTATAATGCCCTAGAAGATGTGAGTATTAAAGCACAAATTGATGCAGCACCGTTTAGTTTATTTGCTTTTAGAGAAACTTTTGGAGCAGCAGATGCTTCTGTTGTATTGTTTCAGGCTGCACTTTTAGCTACCATAGTGGCTATTATTTTAGGAATGTATAGAAAAATATTTACTTTAAAAGAGGCGATTGCAGTTTGGACTCATGGTTGGAGAACTATGATTATGACCGTGATTATTTTGCTTTGTGCATGGTCGCTTGCTTCTGTGATTAAAGATTTAGGGACTTCTAAATATTTAATTGATTTATTTTCAGATAAAACACCTATTTATTTACTTCCTACAGCAATTTTTATTTTTGCTTCTATTATTTCTTTTTCAACGGGAACTAGCTATGGAACTATGGGTATTTTAATGCCTTTGGCTATTCCTTTGGCTATGGCTGTTGGGGTTCATAATGAATTAAACGGAGTAGAGTTGCATCAATATATGATTATAAACATATCAGGTGTTTTAACAGGGGCTATTTTTGGAGATCATTGCTCGCCAATTTCTGATACAACTATACTTTCTTCTATGGGAAGCAAGTGTGATCTTTTAGCTCATGTTAGCACACAAATGCCATATGCTTTAAGTGTTTGTGCTATTAGCATACTTTGTGGGTATTTGCCAGTTGCATTAGGGCTTAATGTATGGCTTGGACTTGTTTTTGGGGTTATAGCTATGATAGCCTTACTTTTTGTTGTTGGTAAAAAGGTAGATGCATAA
- a CDS encoding short-chain dehydrogenase/reductase, subgroup 5, which produces MKIALISGASSGFGLETLKALVKLDYKVIAIARRKERLDKLQETYGDKIYPLVLDIRDKQAVFTAIENLPKEYKNISLLVNNAGLALGLEKFDFLDIEDIETMVDTNIKGFLYVARATLPLLRKAKNAHVINLGSIAANVPYYGGNVYCGTKAFIAQFSKALRTDLRGSNIKVTNIAPGLCKTEFSEVRFKGDIKKADEVYENTKYIKAEDIAKIITFIISLPEHININEIELMPVTQTWAGTFSEKI; this is translated from the coding sequence ATGAAAATTGCTTTAATTAGTGGTGCTAGTTCAGGTTTTGGTTTAGAAACTTTAAAGGCATTAGTAAAGCTTGATTATAAAGTTATAGCTATAGCAAGGCGTAAAGAAAGATTGGATAAATTACAAGAAACTTATGGAGATAAAATTTATCCACTTGTGCTTGATATTAGAGATAAACAAGCAGTTTTTACAGCGATTGAAAATTTACCAAAGGAATATAAAAATATTTCTTTACTTGTAAATAATGCAGGACTTGCTTTAGGTTTGGAAAAATTTGATTTTTTAGATATTGAAGATATAGAAACTATGGTAGATACAAATATTAAAGGCTTTTTATATGTAGCAAGAGCTACATTGCCTTTACTAAGAAAAGCAAAAAATGCCCATGTGATTAACCTTGGTTCAATTGCGGCAAATGTTCCTTATTATGGAGGAAATGTGTATTGTGGAACTAAAGCTTTTATAGCGCAATTTTCTAAAGCTTTAAGAACAGATTTACGCGGAAGTAATATAAAAGTAACCAATATTGCCCCAGGACTTTGCAAGACTGAATTTAGTGAAGTTAGATTTAAAGGTGATATAAAAAAAGCTGATGAAGTGTATGAAAATACTAAATATATCAAGGCTGAAGATATTGCAAAAATTATTACTTTTATTATTAGCTTGCCTGAGCATATTAATATCAATGAAATAGAACTTATGCCTGTTACTCAGACTTGGGCTGGAACTTTTAGCGAAAAAATATAA